The following proteins come from a genomic window of Chloroflexota bacterium:
- a CDS encoding ATP-binding protein: MPTIIEVATLSDEARKGDIFGIVKLYNINNPTKPEASADRILSITYPSHPLSQALKAVAERLSGKRAQGAFIFAGGYGTGKSHCLLTLFHMFSSPNVAKAWQNRWSIKVQLPQVVPVVLQLMEGEEGNPEFLWEPVFKRLGKNSMLGQIRDYPTITQFKEAIGKEPTVIILDELESWYEAIADPVRKTRNLNFLQVLSEVSSDSDCRLVVLASLYGRNEEILGRLGREQVFIQDLGASEDKAEVIRFRLLQSIDQAKAKRVVESYVQRYTDLKRSLGTMVEPIDEYRSRMLNYYPLHPELLEVLFQSFSASRNYQNTRGILYLLSSVLRDRASERDLLLSSDINPENEEVQDDLFKLEPRLVERCLEDIRRTKDENLARGILSTILLRSFVAGQPGANEGQIVLGNLAPGRDINEIHRVLAKLERSAWFLHRSNGRYLIKAEENLPVSINARAERQLAEYPKPAQDKVAEVIESFLKGMEVSIYPLDAEIPDTRQLRVVVSTKFLESDEIRDKVFHGREWRNMVILVRPKTGRDLAQSEELLIRAQRLLVCKAMEQEVSDDKKKVLFEYQQQQEDELRERVQRAYGEWMKASGKGAQVYFRPVACELSTEDIVEKVRGAASTEVVDEAIIAELDEAREQGRRFDELKSMFMKQAGRPLLLDAATLPSRVRSLCASGEIVLELEKRLYDKNNPAREVLDEMRLYLPQYGPSAPTGVVIAPEKEAEKVARGEKLAYQVGVGVEGTAVKEKETVVEVERVPLTSQEHTTPFKMITELEGRLSSDDKVASVTIVLRGAAMEEADNLEQLLADFKSKEGVTQVELSVKLWMPRAMAKDELMKLLGKLPVPTEGTIRATLEVEKHEPE; the protein is encoded by the coding sequence ATGCCAACTATAATTGAGGTGGCTACGCTTTCTGACGAAGCGCGGAAGGGCGATATTTTCGGCATAGTAAAGCTATACAACATAAATAACCCGACCAAACCAGAAGCCTCAGCGGACCGCATCCTGTCTATCACCTACCCCTCGCACCCTCTCTCCCAAGCGCTAAAGGCGGTAGCCGAAAGACTCTCAGGCAAAAGAGCTCAGGGCGCCTTCATCTTCGCTGGGGGCTACGGCACAGGCAAGTCGCATTGTCTGCTCACCCTATTCCACATGTTTTCCTCTCCCAATGTGGCCAAGGCCTGGCAAAACAGGTGGTCCATCAAGGTCCAACTGCCACAGGTTGTGCCGGTCGTATTGCAGTTAATGGAGGGCGAAGAGGGGAATCCAGAGTTCTTATGGGAGCCAGTATTCAAGAGGCTGGGGAAGAACTCTATGCTTGGCCAGATTCGTGACTATCCCACAATCACCCAGTTCAAAGAGGCTATTGGCAAAGAACCCACCGTTATCATCCTGGATGAGCTGGAATCCTGGTATGAAGCCATCGCTGACCCGGTGAGGAAGACCAGGAATCTCAACTTTCTCCAAGTCCTCTCAGAGGTAAGCTCAGATAGCGATTGCCGGTTGGTTGTCTTGGCTTCGCTATATGGCAGAAACGAAGAAATCTTGGGAAGACTGGGCAGGGAGCAGGTCTTTATCCAAGACTTGGGAGCTTCGGAGGACAAGGCCGAGGTAATTCGGTTCAGACTCCTTCAAAGCATTGATCAGGCCAAGGCCAAGCGAGTGGTCGAGTCCTACGTCCAACGCTATACAGACCTCAAAAGATCTCTGGGGACTATGGTTGAGCCTATTGACGAATATCGTTCCCGGATGCTCAATTATTATCCACTGCACCCTGAGCTCCTGGAGGTGCTCTTCCAAAGCTTTAGCGCTTCCCGAAACTACCAAAACACCCGGGGCATCCTTTACCTTCTGTCCAGCGTCCTCCGAGACCGAGCCTCGGAGAGGGACTTGCTGCTTTCCTCGGACATAAACCCGGAGAATGAAGAGGTGCAAGACGACCTCTTTAAGCTGGAGCCTCGTTTGGTGGAGCGGTGCCTCGAAGACATCCGGCGGACCAAAGACGAAAATCTGGCCAGAGGCATTCTGTCCACAATCCTCCTTCGTTCCTTTGTTGCGGGCCAGCCTGGCGCTAATGAGGGACAAATAGTTCTGGGGAACCTTGCCCCGGGCAGGGACATCAACGAGATTCATAGGGTGCTGGCCAAGCTGGAGCGCAGCGCCTGGTTCCTGCATCGTTCAAACGGGCGGTATCTGATTAAGGCTGAGGAGAACCTGCCCGTTAGTATCAACGCCCGGGCTGAGCGGCAGCTTGCCGAATACCCCAAACCCGCTCAGGACAAGGTGGCTGAGGTCATCGAAAGCTTCCTCAAGGGCATGGAGGTCAGCATCTACCCGTTAGATGCGGAAATCCCTGATACGCGGCAACTTAGGGTGGTGGTGTCAACAAAATTCCTGGAGAGCGACGAAATAAGGGACAAAGTCTTCCACGGCAGGGAATGGAGAAATATGGTTATCCTGGTTCGCCCCAAAACCGGCAGGGACCTGGCCCAAAGTGAGGAGCTGCTGATCAGGGCGCAGCGACTCCTGGTCTGCAAGGCTATGGAGCAAGAGGTATCCGACGACAAGAAGAAGGTGCTCTTTGAGTATCAGCAGCAGCAAGAGGATGAACTGCGAGAGCGGGTGCAGCGAGCCTACGGGGAGTGGATGAAGGCCAGTGGTAAAGGAGCCCAGGTCTATTTTCGCCCAGTGGCCTGTGAGCTTAGCACTGAGGACATCGTAGAAAAAGTCAGGGGCGCCGCCAGCACTGAGGTGGTAGACGAGGCCATAATAGCGGAGTTGGACGAAGCTCGGGAGCAGGGTAGAAGATTCGATGAACTGAAGAGCATGTTCATGAAGCAGGCAGGCAGACCTCTCCTACTGGATGCCGCAACCTTACCCTCTCGCGTGCGTAGCCTCTGTGCCAGCGGTGAGATAGTGCTGGAGCTGGAGAAGCGCCTTTACGACAAAAACAATCCCGCTCGTGAGGTCTTGGACGAGATGCGACTGTACCTACCGCAATACGGGCCTTCGGCCCCCACGGGGGTTGTCATTGCGCCTGAGAAGGAGGCAGAGAAGGTAGCCCGTGGGGAGAAACTGGCGTACCAAGTGGGGGTTGGGGTCGAGGGCACAGCGGTGAAAGAGAAGGAGACCGTCGTTGAGGTGGAGAGGGTGCCGCTGACCAGCCAAGAGCACACCACTCCCTTCAAGATGATCACCGAACTGGAAGGACGCCTCTCCTCGGACGACAAGGTGGCCTCGGTGACCATCGTACTCCGGGGTGCAGCAATGGAGGAGGCAGACAACCTGGAACAGCTCCTTGCCGACTTCAAGAGCAAGGAGGGCGTGACTCAGGTCGAACTATCGGTCAAGCTCTGGATGCCGCGGGCAATGGCCAAGGATGAGCTTATGAAGCTCCTCGGCAAGCTACCAGTCCCTACAGAGGGCACCATAAGGGCTACCCTGGAGGTCGAGAAGCATGAACCTGAGTAG
- a CDS encoding sulfite oxidase-like oxidoreductase yields MGSERSGIPPGQAITEKFPVLHYGPIPSFNEEEWDLRVFGLVEEPLRLSYKEFRELPAVTVVSDIHCVTGWSRLANVWEGVLFSELLQHIRLKSEAKYVMVHCDGGYTTNLPLEVMLDDDVLFAYRHNGADLTPEHGRPLRLVVPKRYFWKSAKWVRALEFMPEDQLGFWEQRGYHNNADPWKEERYSNQTREDRPVGGEPRDSP; encoded by the coding sequence GTGGGTAGTGAAAGAAGCGGGATTCCCCCAGGACAGGCGATAACGGAGAAGTTTCCGGTACTGCACTATGGCCCTATCCCCTCTTTCAACGAGGAGGAATGGGACTTACGTGTCTTTGGCCTGGTCGAAGAACCGCTACGACTCTCATACAAAGAGTTTAGGGAGCTGCCCGCGGTAACGGTTGTCTCCGATATCCACTGTGTGACGGGTTGGAGCAGGCTCGCCAACGTCTGGGAAGGTGTACTGTTTTCCGAGCTACTCCAGCATATTCGACTCAAGTCTGAAGCGAAGTACGTTATGGTCCACTGCGATGGTGGATATACGACAAATCTACCGTTAGAGGTTATGTTGGACGATGATGTCCTTTTCGCCTATCGCCACAATGGAGCGGATCTTACCCCGGAGCATGGTCGGCCCCTACGCCTGGTAGTCCCTAAGAGATACTTCTGGAAAAGTGCTAAATGGGTGCGGGCCCTGGAGTTTATGCCTGAGGACCAGTTGGGCTTCTGGGAGCAACGAGGCTATCACAACAATGCTGACCCCTGGAAAGAGGAGAGATACTCCAACCAAACGAGGGAAGATAGACCAGTGGGTGGAGAGCCAAGGGACAGTCCCTAA
- a CDS encoding NifU family protein has translation MYDRVEEALNQIRPALQADGGDVELVEVADGIVKVRLTGACGGCPMSQLTLQYGLERFLKEHVPEVKQVLAI, from the coding sequence ATGTACGACAGGGTAGAAGAGGCCCTTAACCAAATCAGACCAGCCTTACAGGCCGACGGCGGTGACGTCGAGCTGGTTGAAGTTGCTGATGGGATTGTAAAAGTGCGCTTGACCGGGGCATGTGGCGGTTGTCCCATGTCCCAGCTGACCCTACAATATGGCCTTGAGCGATTCCTGAAGGAGCACGTACCAGAGGTCAAACAGGTATTAGCCATTTGA
- a CDS encoding deoxyribonuclease IV, producing the protein MKFGAHVSINGRIDMAVERAQTIGADCMQIFLSPPQQWSPPSHEVAALASFKHKRLALGIEPLFVHTIYLVNLCSPVSMTHEKSVQSVLSYLEWAEVLGADGVVTHLGSHGGSGAAWGERRASLALERMLQGSVSEVPLLLETSAGMGDSLGSRFEQIGRLIKNSGNHPRLQVCLDTAHIFQSGYDWTTEDGLQRALDAFDSHIGLARLALVHANDSKTPLGSAIDRHAEIGAGYIGEEAFSHLLNHPAVQHLPFIIEVPGFAHLDIDRENLAILRRLAGVAGTSKENVLKYYP; encoded by the coding sequence ATGAAGTTTGGGGCACACGTCTCGATAAATGGCAGGATTGATATGGCCGTGGAGCGAGCGCAGACCATCGGTGCCGACTGTATGCAAATATTCCTGAGCCCGCCACAGCAATGGTCGCCTCCCAGCCACGAAGTGGCTGCTCTCGCCTCTTTCAAGCACAAGCGCCTGGCCTTGGGCATCGAGCCACTCTTCGTCCACACCATCTACTTGGTTAATCTCTGCTCTCCTGTCTCTATGACCCATGAGAAATCAGTGCAATCGGTCCTGTCCTACCTGGAGTGGGCAGAGGTATTGGGGGCCGATGGGGTGGTTACTCATTTAGGTAGCCACGGTGGCAGCGGCGCCGCCTGGGGAGAGAGGAGAGCCTCTCTGGCGCTCGAACGTATGTTACAGGGGAGCGTATCCGAAGTTCCCTTGCTTTTGGAGACCAGTGCTGGCATGGGGGATAGCCTCGGCAGTCGCTTTGAGCAAATCGGCAGGCTGATCAAGAATTCAGGGAATCATCCGCGCTTGCAGGTTTGTCTGGATACGGCCCATATCTTTCAGTCGGGCTATGACTGGACTACTGAGGATGGTCTGCAACGGGCGCTAGACGCCTTTGATAGCCACATTGGCCTGGCTAGATTAGCCCTCGTTCACGCCAATGATTCTAAAACCCCTTTGGGCTCAGCCATTGATAGGCACGCCGAGATTGGGGCTGGTTATATTGGGGAGGAGGCATTCTCCCATCTACTGAACCATCCAGCTGTACAACACCTCCCCTTTATTATTGAGGTTCCTGGGTTCGCTCATCTCGATATTGATCGGGAGAATCTGGCCATTTTACGTCGCCTGGCAGGAGTAGCAGGGACATCCAAAGAGAATGTGCTAAAATATTACCCATGA
- a CDS encoding PDZ domain-containing protein produces the protein MALKHGAVPILGAFVGKVSPHSPAQRAGIQAGDIITEVNLRPIGNALDLEKALASLMPGSRVTIVFLRGEQRLRTELAL, from the coding sequence ATCGCCCTAAAGCATGGAGCCGTGCCTATATTGGGAGCCTTTGTAGGTAAGGTATCTCCCCACTCCCCGGCCCAGCGGGCTGGCATCCAAGCTGGTGATATCATCACGGAAGTGAATTTGCGTCCTATCGGTAATGCCCTGGATTTGGAGAAGGCCCTGGCCAGTCTGATGCCGGGGAGTCGGGTGACCATAGTGTTCCTACGGGGAGAACAGCGACTGAGGACCGAACTGGCGCTCTGA
- a CDS encoding cytochrome c maturation protein CcmE, with translation MNKNRKFLIGGLIIALAIAYLIFTAMRGGTAYYITVSELKSKGHSIYGEPVRLLGRVVDGTIERDAKNLMVKFRVAEGGEQVPVVYKGVPPDAFTDGADVVLEGKYTASGTFEANTILAKCPSKYEPAAGPSSR, from the coding sequence GTGAACAAGAATAGGAAGTTCCTCATCGGTGGATTGATCATCGCCCTGGCCATCGCCTATCTCATCTTCACCGCGATGCGTGGTGGCACAGCATACTATATTACGGTTAGTGAACTGAAGAGCAAGGGACACTCCATCTACGGTGAGCCGGTAAGATTGCTGGGTAGGGTGGTGGATGGTACGATCGAGCGAGACGCCAAGAATCTTATGGTGAAGTTTCGGGTAGCTGAGGGTGGAGAACAAGTACCTGTAGTCTATAAAGGGGTACCGCCCGATGCCTTTACCGATGGGGCTGACGTCGTTCTGGAGGGTAAATATACGGCCAGTGGAACCTTCGAGGCGAATACGATCTTAGCGAAGTGTCCCTCCAAGTATGAGCCGGCCGCAGGCCCTTCTTCGCGCTAA
- a CDS encoding CcmD family protein, producing the protein MQDLSYLFAAYTIIWLAIFTYMLSLAWRERDLRREIEALKKILEDKSEAGTRV; encoded by the coding sequence ATGCAAGATTTGTCTTATCTGTTTGCGGCATACACCATAATCTGGTTGGCTATCTTCACCTATATGCTGAGTCTTGCCTGGCGGGAGCGGGACCTGCGGCGAGAGATCGAAGCACTCAAGAAGATTCTGGAAGATAAATCTGAAGCGGGGACGCGGGTTTAA